A single Tenacibaculum sp. Bg11-29 DNA region contains:
- a CDS encoding TlpA disulfide reductase family protein: MIKRVSILFNFLFMLGFCFPLTSQNIDIGSEAVDIKGYDVKSKKQIKLSQFKNKKNVLLNFTATYCGPCWKTYPQMDKIQKKYAADLKVISIHGDEKKDTWYRIAKRLKINFEAATIWDIQEKEKIKEIYKIKQYPTFFIINKDGIIIDKWVGNRKKYMDLSIKYLIEP, translated from the coding sequence ATGATAAAAAGAGTAAGTATCCTTTTTAATTTTTTATTTATGTTAGGTTTTTGTTTTCCGTTAACTAGTCAGAATATTGATATAGGTAGTGAAGCTGTTGATATTAAGGGATATGATGTCAAATCAAAAAAACAAATTAAACTTTCTCAGTTTAAAAATAAAAAAAATGTGTTGTTAAACTTTACAGCAACTTATTGTGGGCCATGTTGGAAAACATATCCTCAGATGGATAAAATTCAAAAAAAATATGCAGCAGATTTAAAAGTGATTTCTATACATGGAGATGAAAAGAAAGATACATGGTATAGGATAGCGAAACGTTTAAAAATAAATTTTGAAGCTGCAACTATATGGGATATACAGGAAAAAGAGAAGATAAAAGAGATTTATAAAATAAAACAATATCCTACTTTTTTTATAATAAATAAAGACGGAATTATTATTGATAAATGGGTCGGAAATAGAAAAAAATACATGGATTTGTCAATAAAGTATTTGATAGAACCATAA
- a CDS encoding M3 family metallopeptidase, whose amino-acid sequence MKKHIILGAVLVLAIACNTDKTKETKKESEKSMAVENPLLVKSTLDYGAPDFTKIKNEHFMPAILEGMKLQNETIQVIIKNTESPTFKNTILALEESSSTLDNVTAVFYGLAGAHTNDVIKTIEKELAPKFSKHNDDILLNTALFARIQKVYNDLENFKLDAESNHLVKEYYKNFTKAGANLSEDKKSQLKDINSQIASLSNEFGKKLLDASKKGGVVVSDKEKLKGFSEEKIKSLEKDGTYEIQLINTTQQPSLQTLENREIRKELFNKSIHRSDAGEYNTSKLVQEMVALRAKKAQILGFDNYASWSLQGTMAATPDKVFEMFNGLIPGSLEKVASETKEIQAEITKEGKDFKLSPYDWNHYAEKVRKSKYNLNEEEVKPYFEVTNVLEKGVFYAATKLYGITFKKRTDIPVYHPDVVVYELFEEDGSKLGLYYGDFFARDSKRGGAWMSAFVKQSKLRDQKPVIYNVCNSPKPAAGEPALISFDEVETMFHEFGHALHGLFGNQKYASISGTSTARDFVEFPSQFNENWSTHPEVLNNYALHYKTGEVIPAALLKKIKDAGTFNQGYSMIENLCSSSLDMKWHTVSVDENIADVAKFEEEALAKMKLKVSEVPPRYRSTYFAHIFSGGYAAGYYSYLWTEMLSHDAYDWFKNNGLLTRENGQKFREQILSKGNTMDYAKMYKTFAGRDPKAAPMLKARGLK is encoded by the coding sequence ATGAAAAAACATATAATTTTGGGGGCAGTTTTAGTCTTAGCAATAGCCTGTAACACAGATAAAACTAAAGAAACAAAAAAAGAAAGTGAAAAAAGTATGGCTGTAGAGAACCCATTATTAGTTAAGAGTACATTAGATTATGGTGCTCCTGATTTTACTAAAATAAAGAATGAGCATTTTATGCCTGCTATTTTAGAAGGAATGAAATTGCAAAATGAAACGATACAGGTAATTATTAAAAATACTGAAAGCCCAACTTTTAAAAATACAATTTTAGCACTAGAGGAAAGTAGTAGTACTTTAGATAATGTAACGGCTGTTTTTTATGGATTAGCAGGGGCACATACAAACGATGTTATTAAAACGATCGAAAAAGAGTTAGCGCCTAAATTTTCTAAGCATAATGATGATATTTTATTAAACACAGCATTGTTTGCTAGAATACAAAAAGTATATAATGATTTAGAAAATTTTAAATTAGATGCAGAATCTAATCATTTAGTAAAAGAATATTATAAAAATTTTACAAAAGCAGGAGCAAACTTATCAGAAGATAAAAAGAGTCAGTTAAAAGATATAAATTCACAAATAGCAAGTTTATCTAACGAGTTTGGAAAGAAGTTACTAGATGCAAGTAAAAAAGGTGGCGTTGTAGTTTCTGATAAAGAAAAATTAAAAGGATTTTCAGAAGAGAAAATTAAATCTTTAGAAAAAGATGGTACGTATGAAATTCAGTTAATAAACACAACACAACAACCTTCATTACAAACATTAGAAAATAGAGAAATTCGTAAAGAATTGTTCAATAAATCTATTCATAGGTCAGATGCGGGTGAATATAATACAAGTAAATTAGTGCAAGAAATGGTTGCTTTACGAGCAAAAAAAGCACAAATTTTAGGTTTTGATAATTATGCAAGCTGGAGTTTACAAGGTACAATGGCAGCAACACCAGATAAAGTTTTTGAGATGTTTAATGGATTAATTCCAGGATCTTTAGAAAAAGTAGCTTCAGAAACGAAAGAGATTCAAGCAGAAATAACTAAAGAAGGAAAAGACTTTAAACTAAGTCCATATGATTGGAATCACTATGCTGAAAAAGTTCGTAAATCAAAATACAATTTAAATGAAGAGGAAGTAAAACCTTATTTTGAGGTTACAAATGTATTAGAAAAAGGAGTTTTTTATGCCGCAACAAAATTATACGGAATTACTTTTAAAAAACGTACTGATATACCAGTATACCACCCAGATGTAGTTGTTTATGAATTATTTGAAGAAGATGGTAGTAAGTTAGGATTATACTACGGAGACTTTTTTGCTAGAGATAGTAAACGTGGAGGAGCATGGATGAGTGCTTTTGTAAAACAATCTAAGTTACGCGATCAGAAACCTGTTATTTACAATGTGTGTAATTCACCTAAACCAGCAGCAGGAGAACCTGCTTTAATAAGCTTTGATGAAGTAGAAACTATGTTTCATGAATTTGGACATGCTTTACATGGTTTATTCGGGAATCAAAAATACGCATCAATTTCAGGAACAAGTACTGCAAGAGATTTTGTGGAGTTTCCATCTCAATTTAACGAAAACTGGTCTACACATCCAGAAGTTTTAAATAATTACGCGCTACATTATAAAACAGGAGAAGTTATTCCTGCAGCGTTATTAAAGAAAATTAAAGATGCTGGTACTTTTAATCAAGGGTATTCTATGATAGAGAACTTATGTTCATCTAGTTTAGATATGAAATGGCACACAGTATCAGTTGATGAAAATATTGCAGATGTTGCCAAATTTGAAGAGGAAGCTTTAGCTAAAATGAAATTAAAAGTATCTGAAGTACCACCAAGATACCGTTCAACATATTTTGCACACATTTTTAGTGGTGGTTACGCAGCCGGATATTATTCTTATTTATGGACAGAAATGTTAAGTCATGATGCTTATGATTGGTTTAAGAATAACGGATTATTAACTCGTGAAAATGGACAGAAATTCCGTGAGCAAATTTTATCAAAAGGAAATACAATGGATTATGCAAAAATGTATAAAACTTTTGCCGGAAGAGATCCAAAAGCAGCGCCAATGTTAAAAGCTAGAGGATTAAAGTAA
- a CDS encoding pentapeptide repeat-containing protein has product MNNYFDSEVFTKLDFNTTKIKKGEYDNCTFTNCNFENVHASNIQFIECEFIDCNFSNAIVTNAAFKEVFFINCKMIGVKFNECDPFLLQFSFKECQLNFSSFYKLKMQNTKFVNCNLQEVDFTETDVTNSLFDNCDLQKAIFENTILEKSDFKTAAGFLINPDSNRLKKAKFSKENIIGLLQQYNIIVE; this is encoded by the coding sequence GTGAATAATTATTTTGATAGTGAGGTGTTTACAAAACTTGATTTTAATACGACTAAAATAAAAAAAGGAGAGTATGATAATTGTACGTTTACAAACTGTAATTTCGAAAATGTACATGCATCAAATATTCAGTTTATAGAATGTGAGTTCATCGATTGTAATTTTAGTAACGCAATTGTAACAAATGCAGCATTTAAAGAAGTTTTTTTTATAAACTGTAAGATGATAGGGGTGAAGTTTAATGAATGTGATCCGTTTTTATTGCAGTTTAGCTTTAAAGAATGTCAATTAAATTTTTCTTCATTTTATAAATTAAAAATGCAAAACACGAAATTTGTTAATTGTAATTTACAAGAAGTGGATTTTACTGAAACTGATGTCACAAATTCACTTTTTGATAATTGTGATTTACAAAAAGCAATATTCGAGAATACAATTTTAGAGAAGTCTGATTTTAAAACGGCTGCTGGTTTTTTAATAAACCCTGATAGCAATAGGTTAAAAAAAGCAAAATTCTCAAAAGAAAATATAATTGGATTATTACAGCAGTATAATATAATTGTTGAATGA
- a CDS encoding YihY/virulence factor BrkB family protein: MTKKIEIKLDKIPVLNLLVAFGKKIKIPGLQGMSLYDVLEMYVIGIVKGALTTRAGGIAFSFFMAIFPFMLFILSLIPYIPIEGFQDNLFWLIQEMLPPKTFDAVDLVLKDIINNQYGGLLSFGFLASIFLMTNGVNAIFGGFEYSYHVTEMRNVFRAYIVSLGVSLLMSFFLIITVVAIIFYQVALVRIGNVGWLDTGDLDLLYWGRGVLFLIMIFTIVSLLFRFGTTQGKEVKFFSPGAILTTLLSLFTFYLFGIYVVKFATYNELYGSIGTLLILMLFVWLNAIILLLGFELNASIYRLKRRNKTL; the protein is encoded by the coding sequence ATGACAAAAAAAATAGAAATAAAATTAGATAAAATACCTGTACTAAATTTACTGGTAGCTTTCGGGAAGAAAATAAAAATTCCTGGACTGCAAGGTATGTCTTTATATGATGTGTTAGAAATGTATGTTATTGGTATTGTAAAAGGCGCTTTAACGACAAGAGCAGGTGGAATTGCGTTTAGTTTTTTCATGGCAATATTTCCATTTATGCTATTTATTTTATCATTGATTCCTTACATACCTATTGAGGGGTTTCAAGACAATCTCTTTTGGTTAATTCAAGAAATGTTACCGCCAAAAACTTTTGACGCTGTAGATTTAGTTTTAAAAGATATTATAAACAACCAATATGGAGGTTTATTATCTTTTGGTTTCTTAGCGTCTATTTTTTTAATGACAAATGGGGTAAATGCTATTTTCGGAGGATTTGAATATTCATATCATGTAACCGAAATGAGAAATGTATTTAGAGCTTACATTGTTTCATTAGGGGTTTCATTATTAATGTCTTTTTTCTTAATAATAACCGTTGTTGCAATTATTTTTTACCAAGTAGCTTTGGTTAGAATAGGTAATGTAGGTTGGTTAGATACAGGTGATTTAGATTTACTGTATTGGGGTAGAGGGGTGTTGTTTTTAATTATGATTTTTACCATTGTTTCACTGTTGTTTCGTTTTGGGACAACGCAAGGTAAAGAAGTAAAGTTCTTTTCTCCAGGTGCAATTTTAACAACGCTTTTATCGCTTTTTACATTTTATCTTTTCGGAATTTATGTTGTTAAATTTGCAACTTACAATGAATTATATGGTTCTATTGGTACTTTGTTAATTTTAATGTTATTCGTTTGGTTAAACGCAATTATTTTACTTTTAGGCTTCGAATTAAATGCATCTATTTATCGATTAAAACGTAGAAATAAAACGTTATAA
- the hisS gene encoding histidine--tRNA ligase, which translates to MKPSIPKGTRDFSSNEVAKRNYIFNIIKHSFENFGFQPIETPSFENSSTLMGKYGEEGDRLIFKILNSGDYLKKVDGNLLEEKNSQKIISKISEKALRYDLTVPFARYVVQHQNDITFPFKRYQIQPVWRADRPQKGRFREFYQCDADVVGSKSLLQEVEFVQLYDTVFSKLGLNGTTIKINNRKILSGIAEVIGAKDKLIDFTVALDKLDKIGKEGVVKEMLEKGISEDAILKVDPLFSFSGTNQDKLASLEGMLQSSEEGQAGVQELRTVVSMVEEIGLASASLELDVTLARGLNYYTGAIYEVSAPEGVKMGSIGGGGRYDDLTGIFGLKDVSGVGISFGLDRIYLVMEELGLFKTVELPKPKVLFLNFKEDQNLLKIIAIKKLRENNIKSELYPDSATSNKQEKRQWKYVSNRGIEFVVTDVDNNIYVLKNMINGEQTTCSLDELISKVQ; encoded by the coding sequence ATGAAGCCATCAATCCCAAAAGGAACTAGAGATTTTTCGTCAAACGAAGTAGCAAAAAGAAATTATATTTTTAATATAATAAAACATTCGTTTGAAAATTTTGGATTTCAGCCTATCGAAACACCAAGTTTCGAAAACTCTTCAACTTTAATGGGAAAGTATGGAGAAGAAGGTGATCGTTTAATTTTTAAGATTTTAAACTCTGGAGATTATTTAAAAAAGGTTGATGGAAATTTATTAGAAGAAAAAAATAGTCAAAAAATAATATCAAAAATATCTGAAAAAGCACTTCGTTACGATTTAACGGTACCATTTGCACGTTACGTAGTACAACATCAAAACGACATTACTTTTCCTTTTAAAAGATATCAAATTCAACCAGTTTGGAGAGCGGATCGTCCACAAAAAGGACGTTTTCGAGAATTTTATCAATGTGATGCAGATGTAGTAGGGAGTAAATCATTATTACAAGAAGTAGAGTTTGTACAATTATATGATACTGTTTTTAGTAAGTTAGGTTTAAACGGTACGACTATCAAAATTAATAATCGAAAAATATTATCTGGTATCGCCGAAGTAATTGGTGCAAAAGATAAATTAATTGATTTTACGGTAGCTTTAGATAAGTTAGATAAGATTGGTAAAGAAGGGGTTGTAAAAGAAATGTTAGAGAAAGGAATCTCAGAAGATGCAATTCTTAAAGTAGACCCTTTATTTAGTTTTTCAGGAACGAATCAAGATAAATTAGCTTCTTTAGAAGGTATGTTACAGTCTTCGGAAGAAGGACAAGCAGGCGTACAAGAATTACGTACTGTTGTAAGTATGGTAGAAGAAATCGGTTTAGCATCTGCAAGCCTAGAACTAGATGTTACTTTGGCTCGTGGATTAAATTATTATACAGGTGCTATTTACGAAGTATCGGCTCCAGAAGGTGTAAAAATGGGCTCTATCGGTGGTGGAGGTCGTTATGATGATTTAACAGGTATCTTTGGTTTAAAAGATGTAAGTGGTGTTGGTATTTCTTTCGGATTAGATAGAATTTACTTGGTAATGGAAGAATTAGGTTTGTTTAAAACTGTTGAACTGCCAAAACCAAAAGTATTGTTCTTAAATTTTAAAGAAGATCAGAATCTTTTAAAGATTATAGCAATTAAAAAATTAAGAGAAAATAATATTAAATCAGAATTATATCCTGATTCAGCAACAAGTAATAAGCAAGAGAAGAGACAATGGAAATATGTTAGTAATAGGGGCATAGAGTTTGTTGTAACAGATGTAGATAATAATATATATGTTTTAAAAAACATGATAAACGGAGAGCAAACTACTTGCTCTTTAGATGAATTGATAAGTAAAGTACAGTAA
- the folE gene encoding GTP cyclohydrolase I FolE, with translation MNDERIEEIGENHIGTSAKSPIRADAFDISDDEKIKRIEESVKDILITLGMDLTDDSMQGTPKRVAKSFVNEIFMGLNPANMPKASTFDNNYNYGEMLVEKNIVVYSTCEHHLLPIVGRAHVAYISDGKVIGLSKMNRIVEYFSKRPQVQERLTMQIVQAMQEALGTDDVACVIDAKHLCVNSRGIKDIESSTVTAEFGGKFKEKDTKREFLDYLKLNTSFD, from the coding sequence ATGAATGACGAAAGGATAGAGGAGATAGGAGAGAATCACATAGGTACATCAGCAAAGTCACCAATACGTGCAGATGCTTTTGATATATCTGATGATGAAAAAATTAAAAGAATTGAAGAAAGTGTTAAAGATATTTTAATCACTTTAGGAATGGACTTAACAGATGATAGTATGCAAGGAACACCTAAGCGTGTAGCAAAATCATTTGTAAATGAAATTTTTATGGGATTAAATCCTGCAAATATGCCAAAGGCATCAACATTTGATAATAATTATAATTATGGTGAAATGTTGGTAGAAAAGAATATCGTTGTATATTCTACCTGTGAACATCATTTATTACCAATTGTAGGTCGTGCGCATGTTGCTTATATTTCTGATGGAAAAGTTATAGGACTTTCTAAAATGAATCGTATTGTGGAGTATTTTTCAAAACGACCACAAGTACAAGAGCGTTTAACAATGCAAATAGTACAAGCAATGCAAGAAGCATTAGGTACTGATGATGTTGCTTGTGTTATTGATGCAAAGCATTTATGTGTAAACTCTCGTGGAATAAAAGATATTGAAAGTTCTACGGTTACGGCAGAATTTGGCGGTAAATTTAAAGAAAAAGATACAAAACGTGAGTTTTTAGATTACTTAAAACTAAACACAAGTTTTGATTAA
- a CDS encoding SusC/RagA family TonB-linked outer membrane protein, with amino-acid sequence MNDFRLFVSILISVFIGGTILAQNTSISGVITDGSFPLPGASVILDGTTTGVNTDFDGKFTLKKITSEKVTLKISFIGYVNKLVPLQLNKGENTNVGTIILKESAQQLEEVVITALGIKKEEKSLGYSVSNLKAKELNEAKETNLVNALNGKIAGVQITNGSTGVGSTSRVVIRGESSLTLGGNGPLFVVDGVPIHNNTIFGSGENTGGSEMQEVDYGNGASEIDPDSVESISVLKGANAAALYGSRGSNGVILINTKTARRNKGLSISINTGTTLEEALRLPKYQNKYGQGWSGEFEYADGLNNSLGKNDQEDVSWGPEANGQLITQFDSPAEGGLRAGDIFSRGWVRDANGKVISPTSIPNDVTATPFTARPNNVENFYRTGHTTTFSTAIGFGSDKSDFLFSFGLLDNEGIIPNTGLKRRSYRVNGSIDVTDKLKISLKSNYINSNSTNRPSSGYGSESAMYMFTWYGRTVNTEALKEYWQRGYEGLEQYNYNYAWHDNPYFMLNENTNAFNKHRVLGNIKLEYQFSENLKFQAKSGMDYYTDRRESKRAYSTQRFLKGAYKDERADFKEVNTDFLFSYDKNLNDVWGLNANFGGNQMKQEINFLSNIANGLVIPELYNLQNSVSNLVTEQYKEEKEINSLYGTLGISYDNKVFVDITARNDWSSTLPEKNNSYFYPSASVSLLMNEIFEMPAAFSFFKIRGSLAKVGNDTSPYNLKTPYSYQTPYAGNKTLSRSTILLNENLKPEMSTSFEVGTDLKMFNGAVGVDFTYYKSTSENQIMTVPITNTVGYSAQVINAGKIENKGIEALLTLKPIRNENFAWTSSINFSKNEGKVLALAENTDVLTMGYASVYGAETSKVFVQARKGERLGNMYGRKFERYNGKIVYKDGKPLVNDELQLLGNYNPDFSLGFKNSFKYKNFDFSFLVDWKQGGTIISRTKQIATYAGNLEGSENRNNYEDIVPDGVKQVGDEYVALTDADAVGWWTYYKPMYDRRNQQETGIVDATYVKLREVKFGYDVPTSFVQKLGMESLKISIVGRNLGLWTPSSNPHFDPETLAMQGSNIVPGIEDVSYPSSRSYGVNFLFKF; translated from the coding sequence ATGAATGATTTTAGGCTTTTTGTAAGCATATTAATTAGTGTTTTTATTGGGGGAACAATTTTAGCACAAAATACTTCTATTTCAGGTGTAATTACCGATGGTAGTTTTCCGTTACCAGGAGCTAGTGTAATACTAGATGGAACGACTACTGGAGTGAATACAGATTTTGATGGTAAATTTACATTAAAGAAAATAACATCAGAAAAAGTAACGCTAAAAATATCTTTTATAGGCTATGTAAATAAGTTAGTACCATTACAATTAAATAAAGGAGAAAATACAAATGTAGGAACGATTATTTTAAAAGAATCTGCACAACAATTAGAAGAAGTTGTTATTACTGCGTTAGGAATTAAAAAAGAAGAAAAATCACTAGGGTATTCGGTTTCAAACTTAAAGGCAAAGGAATTGAATGAAGCTAAGGAAACCAATTTAGTGAATGCTTTAAATGGAAAAATTGCAGGAGTACAAATTACAAACGGATCTACGGGAGTAGGGTCAACATCAAGAGTTGTAATTCGTGGAGAATCTTCTTTAACTTTAGGTGGTAATGGCCCTTTATTTGTGGTTGATGGAGTACCAATACATAATAATACCATTTTTGGAAGTGGTGAAAATACCGGAGGTAGTGAAATGCAAGAGGTCGATTATGGTAATGGTGCTTCCGAAATAGATCCAGATAGTGTAGAGAGTATTAGTGTCTTAAAAGGAGCAAACGCAGCAGCATTATATGGTTCACGTGGTTCTAACGGAGTTATATTAATAAATACCAAAACAGCAAGGCGTAATAAAGGTTTAAGTATATCTATAAATACGGGTACTACTTTAGAAGAGGCGTTAAGATTGCCTAAATATCAAAATAAATATGGGCAAGGCTGGTCAGGAGAATTTGAATACGCTGATGGTTTAAATAATAGTTTAGGAAAAAATGATCAAGAAGATGTTTCTTGGGGACCAGAAGCCAACGGTCAGTTAATTACTCAATTCGATAGTCCTGCAGAAGGAGGGTTAAGAGCAGGAGATATATTTTCTAGAGGATGGGTAAGAGATGCTAATGGTAAAGTAATATCACCAACGAGCATACCTAATGATGTAACAGCAACTCCTTTTACAGCAAGGCCAAATAATGTTGAAAATTTCTACAGAACAGGGCATACTACAACATTTAGTACCGCAATTGGTTTCGGATCAGATAAATCAGATTTTTTATTCAGCTTCGGATTGCTAGATAACGAAGGTATTATTCCCAATACTGGATTAAAAAGAAGATCATATAGAGTTAATGGAAGTATTGATGTAACAGATAAATTAAAAATTTCATTAAAATCTAATTATATAAATTCAAATAGTACTAATCGACCAAGCTCTGGATACGGTTCAGAATCGGCAATGTATATGTTTACTTGGTATGGAAGAACTGTAAATACAGAGGCTTTAAAAGAATATTGGCAAAGAGGTTATGAAGGGTTAGAGCAGTATAATTATAATTATGCATGGCATGATAATCCATATTTTATGTTGAATGAAAATACCAATGCTTTTAATAAACATAGAGTTTTAGGAAATATTAAATTAGAATATCAATTTTCTGAAAATTTAAAATTTCAAGCAAAAAGCGGTATGGATTATTATACTGATAGAAGAGAATCTAAAAGAGCATATAGTACTCAACGATTTTTAAAAGGCGCTTATAAAGATGAAAGGGCTGATTTTAAAGAAGTAAATACAGATTTTTTGTTTTCTTATGATAAAAACTTAAATGATGTTTGGGGATTGAATGCAAATTTTGGAGGTAATCAAATGAAGCAAGAAATTAATTTTTTGTCAAATATTGCCAATGGTTTGGTTATACCAGAACTTTATAATCTTCAAAACTCTGTATCTAATTTGGTAACAGAACAGTATAAGGAAGAAAAAGAAATTAATAGTTTATATGGTACTCTAGGCATTTCATATGATAATAAAGTATTTGTTGATATAACAGCAAGAAACGACTGGTCTTCTACATTGCCAGAAAAAAACAATTCATATTTCTATCCCTCAGCATCTGTTAGTTTATTAATGAATGAAATTTTTGAAATGCCAGCAGCGTTTAGTTTCTTTAAAATAAGAGGTTCTTTGGCTAAGGTAGGTAATGACACTTCTCCTTATAATTTAAAAACACCATATTCATACCAAACACCATATGCTGGTAATAAAACATTAAGTAGAAGTACCATATTGTTAAATGAAAATTTAAAACCAGAAATGAGTACTTCATTTGAGGTGGGTACAGATTTAAAAATGTTTAATGGAGCAGTAGGTGTAGATTTTACATATTACAAATCTACTTCAGAAAATCAAATCATGACAGTGCCAATTACCAATACAGTTGGTTATAGTGCACAGGTAATTAATGCAGGTAAAATTGAAAATAAAGGAATTGAAGCTTTATTAACATTAAAACCAATAAGAAACGAAAACTTTGCATGGACCTCTAGTATCAATTTTTCTAAAAATGAAGGCAAAGTATTAGCGTTAGCAGAAAACACAGATGTTTTAACAATGGGATATGCTTCTGTATATGGAGCAGAAACATCAAAAGTATTTGTACAGGCAAGAAAAGGAGAACGTTTAGGTAACATGTACGGAAGAAAGTTTGAACGTTATAACGGTAAAATAGTTTATAAAGATGGTAAGCCGTTGGTTAATGATGAGTTACAGTTATTAGGCAATTATAATCCTGATTTTTCTTTAGGTTTTAAAAATAGCTTTAAGTATAAAAACTTCGATTTTTCTTTTTTAGTAGATTGGAAACAAGGGGGAACTATTATTTCTAGAACAAAACAAATAGCAACGTATGCTGGTAATCTAGAAGGGTCAGAGAATAGAAACAACTATGAAGATATTGTACCTGATGGTGTAAAGCAAGTAGGTGATGAATATGTTGCTTTAACAGATGCTGATGCTGTAGGTTGGTGGACTTATTATAAGCCAATGTACGATAGAAGAAATCAACAAGAAACAGGAATTGTAGATGCAACGTATGTAAAGCTAAGAGAGGTTAAATTTGGATATGATGTTCCTACTAGCTTCGTACAAAAATTAGGAATGGAATCATTAAAAATATCTATTGTAGGTAGAAATTTAGGTTTATGGACACCGTCTTCAAATCCTCATTTCGATCCAGAAACGTTAGCGATGCAAGGATCTAATATTGTTCCTGGTATAGAGGATGTTTCGTATCCATCATCAAGAAGTTATGGTGTTAACTTTTTATTCAAATTTTAA
- a CDS encoding SusD/RagB family nutrient-binding outer membrane lipoprotein, whose product MKLTKIFKGLLIVAITTFISCDNFDNININPNEPTAAEATYLITNAIYTLGNQTATSGFNYASILMQYQGKYDFNTIDQYKIDSNNSLWVTNNRLLGDMNDILKEEKVNTSMKAVTKIMKAYIGAQLTDLYGPVPFLEAGDINNLTPKYNTQEEIYTASNGVLDLLSQAVITLSNSNAAITGDVLFNGDNNAWIKFANVLRLRYLLRVSDKYANAAIEMNQIIASGNIFNSNADNAILPFTSEPNNWFLSKVREGDFKIYSITTTILEMLSDREDPRISFYYKPNMTNTYVGIIPGSNDRSGNYTGLGDVMRADNVLDMVFATYFEQEFILAEAAIKGLIDVSESKMHYENAIKANFEYRNISLPVNYLTAVSKGAFKGTVENVITQKYLANIMLGHEAWFDYRRTGYPTLTPALNNTNSNKIPVRFKYPSEETFTNKINNAEAVSWLGGNNYDAKSWWDK is encoded by the coding sequence ATGAAACTTACTAAAATTTTTAAAGGATTATTGATTGTTGCAATAACCACCTTTATTTCTTGCGATAATTTTGACAATATTAATATAAACCCAAACGAACCTACAGCTGCTGAAGCAACGTACTTAATAACCAATGCTATTTATACCTTAGGAAACCAAACTGCTACTAGTGGGTTTAACTATGCTAGTATATTAATGCAGTACCAAGGAAAGTATGATTTTAATACAATAGATCAATATAAAATAGATTCAAATAATTCACTCTGGGTTACTAACAATAGGCTTTTGGGTGATATGAATGATATTTTAAAAGAAGAAAAGGTAAATACATCAATGAAAGCTGTAACAAAAATTATGAAAGCCTATATAGGGGCGCAGCTTACCGATTTGTATGGGCCTGTTCCTTTTTTAGAAGCTGGTGATATCAATAATTTAACACCCAAATATAATACCCAAGAAGAAATATATACGGCTTCAAATGGTGTGTTAGATTTACTTTCTCAGGCAGTTATTACTTTATCTAACAGTAATGCAGCAATAACTGGTGATGTATTATTTAATGGTGATAATAATGCATGGATAAAGTTTGCAAATGTTTTAAGATTGCGATACTTACTTAGAGTTAGCGATAAATATGCAAATGCAGCTATAGAAATGAATCAGATAATTGCTTCGGGAAATATTTTTAATTCGAATGCTGATAATGCCATTTTACCATTTACTTCAGAACCAAATAATTGGTTTTTATCAAAAGTAAGAGAAGGTGATTTTAAAATATACAGTATTACAACAACTATTTTAGAAATGTTAAGTGATAGAGAAGACCCTAGAATTTCTTTTTACTATAAGCCCAATATGACCAATACTTACGTAGGAATTATACCTGGTTCAAATGATAGGTCTGGTAATTATACAGGATTGGGAGATGTAATGAGAGCTGATAATGTATTAGATATGGTTTTTGCTACCTATTTTGAACAAGAGTTTATTTTAGCAGAAGCAGCTATAAAAGGTCTTATTGATGTTTCAGAATCTAAAATGCATTATGAAAATGCCATAAAAGCCAATTTTGAGTATAGAAATATTAGTCTTCCAGTAAATTATTTAACAGCAGTATCAAAAGGAGCGTTTAAGGGTACGGTAGAGAATGTAATTACACAAAAATATTTAGCGAATATAATGTTAGGGCATGAGGCTTGGTTTGATTATAGAAGAACGGGTTACCCGACTTTAACGCCTGCTTTAAATAATACAAACTCAAATAAAATACCAGTACGATTTAAATATCCATCAGAAGAAACGTTTACAAATAAGATAAACAATGCAGAGGCTGTTTCTTGGTTAGGAGGTAATAATTACGATGCTAAATCGTGGTGGGATAAATAA